One segment of Pyrococcus sp. ST04 DNA contains the following:
- a CDS encoding glycosyltransferase family 2 protein, giving the protein MKVELFLLLIIFIWDGYFFLRYILGLLKGYKTVSWNPTVSVVIPAYNEEENIERAIKAVLSQDYPVGEVIVVDDGSEDRTYEKAKSVNDPRVKVIRVRHGGKAWALNHGIKIARGEVIVTTDADSFMARDAVRRLLERFYSDEVLAVGGQIRVVVESFLTLVQDIEHLRIAMYRRARELDDLTLAPGPLSAFRKEALEKIGGIIESQVEDYATTKALKRFGKVVYSPKAKLFTRMPITLRELWEQRKRWFLGDLNHLEFRDYVMLLLGDFIAILDVVLPIVFLTKGEFIFFLVFIVFEVITMLLPIIFEGGKVIEALLFPIVLWFLALFYFTLHMYGYLAKLSTKTFKQFH; this is encoded by the coding sequence TTGAAGGTTGAGCTGTTCCTCCTTCTGATAATTTTCATCTGGGATGGGTATTTCTTCCTGAGATATATTCTCGGCCTTTTAAAAGGCTATAAAACTGTAAGCTGGAATCCAACGGTTAGCGTTGTTATTCCGGCTTATAATGAAGAGGAAAACATTGAGAGAGCAATTAAAGCTGTTCTTTCCCAGGATTATCCCGTCGGTGAAGTTATAGTAGTTGATGATGGAAGTGAAGATAGAACGTATGAGAAGGCCAAGTCTGTTAACGACCCTAGGGTTAAGGTAATTAGGGTTAGGCATGGAGGAAAGGCGTGGGCCCTTAATCATGGCATAAAAATTGCGAGGGGTGAAGTTATAGTAACGACGGATGCCGATTCTTTCATGGCAAGAGATGCTGTGAGAAGGTTGCTGGAGAGGTTTTACTCTGATGAGGTTCTCGCCGTGGGAGGTCAAATAAGGGTTGTTGTTGAGTCATTCCTGACTTTAGTTCAGGATATAGAGCATCTAAGAATAGCTATGTACAGAAGGGCAAGAGAACTTGATGATCTAACTTTAGCCCCAGGACCTCTTTCTGCCTTTAGAAAGGAGGCCCTTGAAAAAATCGGCGGAATCATTGAGAGTCAGGTGGAAGATTATGCTACAACAAAGGCTCTCAAGAGATTTGGTAAGGTTGTATATTCTCCAAAGGCCAAGCTGTTTACAAGGATGCCGATAACTTTGAGGGAGCTGTGGGAGCAAAGGAAAAGGTGGTTCCTTGGGGATTTGAACCATCTTGAGTTTAGGGACTATGTGATGCTTCTCCTAGGTGACTTCATAGCAATTCTTGACGTGGTTCTTCCAATAGTTTTCCTAACTAAAGGTGAATTTATATTTTTCTTGGTCTTTATAGTATTTGAAGTCATTACAATGCTTCTTCCCATTATATTTGAGGGTGGAAAAGTCATTGAAGCTCTCCTTTTCCCTATAGTGCTTTGGTTTTTGGCCCTATTCTACTTTACACTGCACATGTATGGCTATTTGGCAAAGTTGAGCACAAAAACTTTTAAACAGTTTCATTAA
- the gor gene encoding glyceraldehyde-3-phosphate:ferredoxin oxidoreductase: MRFSVLKLDVGKKEVKIEDFEREDVYGIIDYGIYVHNELKTYEIDPYDPRNVVIFGKGPFAGSALPGSHRLMFFFRSPLYGGLFPSAMGGAAYQFQHVGVDFVEIHGKAEKPVVIILKNDGQNLSVDFYEIELEKVLEIWKEYKGEEGVYALTQYLLDNFANQFEGMEFRIAVVGPAALNSNYGAIFSQALRNGKRMVGSEDWAARGGSGSVLLRAHNVVAIIFGGKKRKKEFPKEDIGNFKTAKEIVEGVHKKPYNDVVTNATVKYRFNPKLNTGGTFGGNYPAEGDLVPILNWQMPYIPKEDRIKIHELIMKHYWEPFNEESIKPKNWTMCGEPCPVVCKKHRKGHHVEYEPYEANGPLSGSIVLHASDISVHAVDAMGFDAIEFGGTAAWVLELVYRGLLKPEEVGISAKPEFTKDALIQNPVETSELNAKLVAELAHAVAFAKTEVAKIIGLGKRKASKILDEKFKDRLSYGESFKDYAVYTPLGEDGEINPTMYWAIGNYIPLPIQGRYWTFYEFGVFLEPEELASKIISSALWEFWYDNVGWCRFHRRWMKPVLKALFMEAYGVNVDMEDHAKKQLRRLIEFAKRAGYTPVFWDSMRVIDLVAAGSKEFGNEKWAEKFKKDKIGTAREYLKKVLDAYSQMLGVDWSI, translated from the coding sequence ATGAGGTTTTCGGTTCTGAAACTAGATGTGGGTAAGAAGGAAGTAAAGATTGAGGACTTTGAAAGGGAAGATGTCTATGGTATAATCGACTATGGTATCTACGTTCATAACGAACTAAAAACCTATGAAATCGACCCATATGACCCAAGAAATGTCGTCATATTTGGAAAGGGTCCATTTGCTGGTTCAGCACTCCCGGGGTCACATAGGTTAATGTTCTTCTTTAGATCCCCGCTCTACGGAGGTCTCTTCCCTTCTGCGATGGGTGGTGCAGCATATCAATTCCAGCACGTTGGTGTTGATTTCGTTGAAATACATGGGAAGGCTGAGAAGCCTGTCGTTATAATACTTAAGAATGACGGTCAGAACCTGAGTGTCGACTTCTATGAGATAGAACTTGAAAAAGTCCTTGAAATATGGAAGGAATACAAGGGAGAAGAGGGAGTTTATGCTCTCACACAGTACCTCCTGGATAACTTTGCAAATCAATTTGAAGGCATGGAGTTCAGAATTGCCGTTGTTGGTCCAGCGGCATTGAACAGCAACTACGGTGCAATATTCTCCCAAGCACTTAGAAACGGTAAAAGAATGGTAGGAAGTGAAGATTGGGCAGCGAGAGGCGGTTCCGGAAGCGTTCTCCTGAGGGCTCACAACGTCGTGGCCATAATCTTTGGAGGAAAGAAAAGGAAGAAAGAATTCCCGAAGGAGGACATAGGGAACTTCAAGACAGCAAAAGAGATTGTAGAGGGTGTCCATAAGAAGCCGTATAATGATGTTGTAACAAATGCCACCGTCAAGTACAGGTTCAATCCAAAGCTAAACACAGGTGGAACGTTTGGTGGAAACTACCCAGCTGAAGGTGATCTAGTCCCGATACTTAACTGGCAGATGCCGTACATTCCGAAGGAGGATAGGATAAAGATACATGAGCTGATAATGAAACACTACTGGGAGCCATTTAATGAGGAGTCAATAAAGCCGAAGAACTGGACGATGTGTGGAGAACCGTGTCCAGTCGTTTGTAAGAAGCACAGAAAGGGCCATCATGTCGAGTATGAGCCCTATGAGGCCAATGGTCCTCTCAGCGGTAGCATTGTCCTCCATGCAAGTGATATAAGCGTTCATGCAGTTGATGCGATGGGATTTGATGCAATAGAGTTCGGTGGGACTGCTGCATGGGTTCTGGAACTTGTATATAGAGGACTTCTCAAGCCGGAGGAAGTTGGAATAAGCGCAAAGCCAGAGTTTACAAAAGATGCACTGATTCAGAATCCAGTTGAAACCAGTGAACTTAATGCCAAGCTGGTTGCCGAGCTTGCTCATGCAGTAGCTTTCGCTAAAACAGAGGTGGCAAAGATAATAGGCCTGGGTAAGAGAAAGGCCAGCAAAATCCTCGATGAGAAGTTCAAGGACAGGCTTAGCTACGGAGAGTCATTCAAAGATTACGCTGTTTACACTCCCCTAGGTGAAGACGGTGAGATAAATCCAACGATGTACTGGGCGATAGGAAACTACATTCCGCTTCCAATCCAGGGTAGGTACTGGACATTTTATGAATTTGGAGTGTTCTTGGAGCCAGAAGAGCTCGCAAGCAAGATAATATCCTCAGCTCTCTGGGAATTCTGGTACGACAATGTTGGATGGTGTAGATTCCACAGAAGGTGGATGAAGCCAGTCCTCAAGGCATTATTTATGGAAGCCTATGGAGTTAACGTTGATATGGAAGATCACGCAAAGAAGCAACTCAGAAGGCTGATAGAGTTTGCAAAGAGAGCTGGCTACACTCCAGTATTCTGGGACAGCATGAGGGTCATCGATCTAGTGGCCGCTGGAAGCAAAGAATTCGGAAACGAGAAGTGGGCCGAAAAGTTCAAGAAAGATAAGATCGGAACGGCCAGGGAGTACCTTAAGAAAGTTCTTGATGCCTACAGCCAGATGTTGGGAGTTGATTGGAGCATTTAA
- a CDS encoding TIGR02253 family HAD-type hydrolase, with translation MIKAVFFDFVGTLLSTEAEAETHLNIMREVLKEAKDISPEDLLKEYEKMTRDAFSKYAGKPFRPIRDIEEEIMKELSKKYGFKYPENFWEIHLKMHQTYGKLYPEAVDVLKRLREMGYHVGLITDSDNDYLKAHLEALGILDLFDSITTSEEAGFFKPHPRVFELALKKAGVKGEEAIYVGDNPIKDCGGARQLDILSVLVDRKGEKRELWKECEFIVSDLREVIKIVEELSGQ, from the coding sequence ATGATAAAGGCCGTTTTCTTTGACTTTGTGGGAACTTTGCTGAGTACCGAGGCCGAGGCTGAGACGCACCTTAATATAATGAGAGAAGTTCTCAAGGAAGCTAAAGATATATCGCCGGAAGATCTCCTTAAAGAATATGAAAAAATGACTAGGGATGCCTTTTCAAAGTATGCCGGGAAGCCATTTAGACCAATTAGAGATATTGAAGAAGAGATTATGAAGGAGCTCTCTAAGAAATATGGATTTAAATATCCCGAAAACTTCTGGGAAATTCACTTGAAAATGCATCAGACCTATGGTAAGCTTTACCCCGAGGCAGTTGACGTCCTTAAACGACTCAGGGAAATGGGATACCATGTTGGCTTGATTACTGATTCTGACAATGATTATTTGAAGGCTCACCTTGAAGCTTTAGGAATTCTTGACCTTTTTGACTCCATAACTACTAGTGAGGAGGCCGGATTCTTCAAGCCCCATCCGAGAGTCTTTGAACTTGCTCTCAAAAAAGCTGGAGTAAAGGGTGAAGAGGCCATATATGTTGGAGACAATCCTATTAAAGATTGTGGAGGAGCGAGACAACTGGATATACTCTCGGTTCTTGTAGATAGAAAGGGGGAGAAGAGAGAGCTATGGAAAGAGTGTGAATTCATAGTCAGCGACCTTAGGGAGGTTATAAAAATAGTTGAAGAGCTGAGCGGTCAGTAA
- the pgsA gene encoding archaetidylinositol phosphate synthase, translating to MLSRIRPIVKEPLEKIAKPLARAGLTPNQLTVFGLLLTLLAGYEFYLGNQRLAGIILIVGAFLDALDGSLARLTGKVTKFGGFLDSTLDRVSDGAILFGIATGGLADWRIVFMALIGSYMVSYTRCRAELAGSGSLAVGIAERGERLIILIISALLGFVKIGVYLVTVLAWITFIQRISEAKKRLE from the coding sequence ATGCTGAGCAGGATAAGGCCAATAGTGAAAGAACCATTGGAAAAGATAGCAAAACCGCTGGCTAGGGCAGGATTAACACCAAATCAGCTGACAGTTTTTGGTCTTTTATTAACCCTCCTTGCAGGATATGAGTTTTATCTTGGCAATCAAAGGTTAGCTGGTATAATACTTATAGTTGGGGCGTTTCTTGACGCTCTCGACGGTAGTTTGGCCAGGTTAACTGGAAAGGTTACCAAATTTGGAGGATTTTTGGATTCTACGCTAGACAGAGTAAGTGACGGAGCAATACTCTTCGGGATAGCTACTGGTGGATTAGCTGACTGGAGAATAGTCTTCATGGCTTTAATTGGCTCGTACATGGTAAGTTACACCAGATGCAGGGCAGAACTCGCTGGTTCTGGAAGTTTAGCTGTAGGAATAGCTGAGAGAGGAGAAAGGCTTATAATCCTGATAATCTCTGCCCTCCTAGGGTTTGTTAAAATAGGAGTTTATCTCGTGACTGTATTGGCATGGATAACATTTATACAGAGAATAAGTGAAGCAAAAAAGAGGTTGGAATGA
- a CDS encoding tRNA (cytidine(56)-2'-O)-methyltransferase, whose protein sequence is MIVVLRLGHRPERDKRITTHVALTARAFGADGIIIVSEDVDEKVKASVEDVVKRWGGPFFIEFDKSWKKKIKEFNGIKIHLTMYGLHIDDVIDELKEKLKTGKDFMIIVGAEKVPREVYELSDYNVAIGNQPHSEVAALAVFLDRLLEGKGLRKEFKNARLKIIPQARGKKVVEVQENAEQDKANSERTIGKDSKTAG, encoded by the coding sequence GTGATAGTAGTGCTTAGGCTTGGACATAGACCTGAAAGAGATAAGAGGATAACAACCCACGTAGCCCTTACTGCAAGGGCATTCGGGGCGGATGGTATTATTATAGTAAGTGAGGATGTTGATGAGAAAGTTAAAGCTAGCGTAGAGGACGTTGTGAAAAGGTGGGGAGGGCCGTTTTTTATAGAGTTTGACAAAAGCTGGAAAAAGAAAATCAAAGAATTTAATGGAATAAAAATTCATCTGACGATGTATGGTCTTCATATAGACGATGTAATCGACGAACTCAAAGAGAAGCTCAAGACAGGTAAAGACTTCATGATAATAGTGGGAGCTGAAAAAGTTCCTAGAGAGGTTTACGAACTTTCAGATTATAATGTTGCAATAGGGAATCAGCCACACAGTGAAGTCGCGGCCCTTGCAGTTTTTCTCGACAGGTTGTTGGAGGGTAAAGGTCTTAGGAAGGAGTTTAAAAACGCGAGGCTCAAGATAATCCCACAGGCCAGGGGAAAGAAAGTCGTGGAGGTTCAGGAAAATGCTGAGCAGGATAAGGCCAATAGTGAAAGAACCATTGGAAAAGATAGCAAAACCGCTGGCTAG
- a CDS encoding transglutaminase domain-containing protein has product MRHLKLVVVMLIILSLGCLIKSPAHVRFEVDTHVIPPGGVFHLIVTINNTGKVGIIGANLEIEGDDFIILQSPKFPTVLKVGNVTKLVWTIQGPKVPGTYPFKAYLDIVDELHRVWKGNIYETSIKVTKIQTTRENVEVDLIGPNVTYGGKIFNISMLIENNLSTAIYITGVDVNPGPFQLVNERIPKHVPPSGKVYGEISFRAPSRYLEGSIYVIISYSSVFGNEKIVKEKEITVVWRPWELNDEELKNAYGNITEWIKYDKVVDGYWEWMFGSKSDINFNELRKVIFPLVGNLSSDLEAGKVLYNYIITHYTFENRMIRSLDPQAIQKSTTISPTEADILLVGYFRSLNIPARIVSVYDGFDCTKIPFVEAYISEKWYVIDFRHMFFGTREEYITSPWYPRIYQQIEIFGNKLVALKPSEAGHNHENITNDYLDITEKALLEYLYKKLDSESFLRLKLLLKKLNDKNERIFALFLFSVGDKNEAQDILTNTSIDKLANTIKAFYEFYKDITWEDDFKVYWNKLMEIYRS; this is encoded by the coding sequence ATGAGACATTTAAAGCTAGTAGTAGTAATGCTAATAATACTCTCACTTGGATGTCTCATAAAGTCACCTGCTCATGTTAGGTTTGAAGTTGACACGCACGTTATTCCTCCGGGAGGGGTCTTCCACCTTATAGTTACGATTAACAATACTGGGAAGGTTGGAATAATAGGAGCAAATTTAGAAATTGAAGGAGATGATTTCATAATTCTGCAGTCACCAAAATTTCCAACAGTTTTGAAAGTAGGAAATGTAACTAAACTTGTATGGACAATTCAAGGACCAAAAGTCCCCGGAACGTACCCATTCAAGGCTTATCTTGACATAGTAGACGAGTTACATCGAGTGTGGAAAGGAAATATATACGAAACGTCAATAAAAGTCACAAAAATTCAAACAACACGGGAAAATGTCGAAGTGGATCTAATCGGGCCAAATGTGACCTATGGTGGAAAAATTTTCAATATATCAATGCTAATTGAAAATAACCTCTCAACTGCAATCTATATAACAGGGGTTGATGTTAACCCCGGGCCATTCCAACTTGTAAATGAAAGAATACCAAAACATGTCCCTCCAAGTGGAAAGGTGTATGGAGAAATATCCTTTAGAGCGCCTTCAAGATATCTTGAGGGGAGCATCTATGTTATAATCAGTTACTCTTCTGTTTTTGGGAATGAAAAAATAGTAAAAGAAAAGGAGATAACCGTAGTATGGAGACCTTGGGAATTAAACGACGAAGAATTGAAGAATGCTTATGGGAATATAACAGAGTGGATAAAATATGATAAGGTAGTCGACGGATATTGGGAATGGATGTTTGGCTCAAAGTCAGATATAAACTTTAATGAGCTCAGGAAAGTAATATTTCCACTTGTGGGGAATTTGAGTTCAGATTTAGAAGCAGGTAAAGTCCTATACAATTATATCATTACCCACTACACATTCGAGAATAGGATGATAAGAAGTTTAGATCCACAAGCAATCCAGAAAAGTACGACAATTTCACCAACAGAGGCAGATATTCTGTTAGTCGGATACTTTAGATCATTAAATATACCAGCTAGAATAGTTAGCGTTTACGACGGATTTGATTGCACTAAAATACCCTTTGTTGAAGCGTACATATCTGAAAAATGGTATGTTATAGATTTCAGACACATGTTCTTTGGGACTAGGGAAGAGTATATAACAAGCCCATGGTATCCGAGAATATATCAACAAATTGAAATCTTTGGGAATAAGTTAGTAGCACTAAAACCAAGCGAAGCTGGCCACAATCATGAAAACATAACCAATGATTATTTGGACATAACGGAGAAGGCACTTCTCGAATATTTATATAAAAAGCTTGATAGTGAATCCTTTTTGAGGCTAAAATTATTACTTAAAAAGCTTAATGACAAAAATGAGAGAATATTCGCACTTTTCCTATTCTCAGTTGGAGATAAGAATGAAGCCCAAGACATACTAACCAACACAAGTATCGATAAGCTTGCCAACACTATCAAAGCATTCTACGAGTTTTACAAGGACATAACATGGGAAGATGACTTTAAAGTATATTGGAACAAGCTGATGGAAATATACAGGAGCTAG
- a CDS encoding S-adenosyl-l-methionine hydroxide adenosyltransferase family protein yields MITLTTDFGLKGPYVGEMKVAILRVNPNAKIVDVTHAITRHSILEGSFVMEQVVKYSPKGTVHVGVIDPGVGTERRAIIIEGDQYLVVPDNGLATLPLKHINPRRVYEIKLEEIRKFTGWKISSTFHGRDVFGPAAALIEKGVPIEEFSEEISLKDIIRLNLEPKRRNGIWELRVIYIDDFGNVILNLENYGKPREVELVDYGLTLPYLDTYGRVKPGEMLALPGSHDYLEIAVNMGSAAERLKVKVGDVIRVRMR; encoded by the coding sequence ATGATAACGTTAACAACAGATTTTGGCTTGAAGGGGCCGTATGTTGGAGAAATGAAGGTTGCAATTCTAAGGGTGAATCCAAATGCTAAGATAGTTGATGTAACTCACGCTATAACTAGGCATTCTATACTTGAAGGCTCCTTCGTTATGGAGCAAGTTGTAAAGTATTCTCCTAAGGGTACGGTTCATGTGGGGGTTATTGACCCGGGAGTGGGGACAGAGAGAAGGGCAATAATAATTGAAGGTGATCAGTATCTTGTAGTTCCAGACAATGGCCTTGCTACATTGCCCCTAAAGCATATAAATCCGAGAAGAGTCTATGAAATAAAGCTTGAAGAGATTAGAAAGTTTACTGGATGGAAAATAAGTTCAACTTTTCATGGAAGGGATGTTTTTGGGCCTGCAGCGGCACTAATCGAGAAAGGTGTTCCAATAGAAGAATTTTCTGAAGAAATTTCTCTGAAAGATATAATCAGACTAAACTTAGAGCCTAAGAGGAGAAATGGAATATGGGAACTGAGGGTAATATACATAGACGATTTTGGAAATGTGATACTAAACTTAGAAAACTATGGAAAACCAAGAGAAGTTGAGTTGGTGGATTACGGATTAACATTGCCTTACCTAGACACCTATGGGAGGGTAAAGCCCGGTGAAATGCTAGCCCTCCCAGGGAGCCATGATTACCTTGAAATAGCGGTAAATATGGGGTCTGCTGCTGAGAGACTAAAGGTGAAGGTTGGAGATGTGATAAGAGTTCGGATGAGGTGA
- a CDS encoding nicotinamide-nucleotide adenylyltransferase yields the protein MKRGLFVGRFQPVHNGHIKALEFVFEQVDEVIIGIGSAQASHTLKNPFTTGERMEMLIRALDESGLSEKKRYYLIPLPDINFNSIWVPYVEAMVPKFDVVFTGNSLVAELFRERGYEVIVQPMFRKDILSATEIRRRMIEGEPWEELVPKSVAEYIKEIRGVERIRMLATNLESSEKELQAPIRIPEY from the coding sequence ATGAAAAGGGGGCTCTTTGTTGGTAGATTCCAACCAGTTCACAATGGGCATATAAAGGCGTTAGAATTCGTGTTTGAGCAAGTTGATGAGGTGATAATAGGAATAGGCAGTGCTCAGGCGAGTCACACTCTTAAGAACCCTTTTACGACTGGAGAGAGAATGGAGATGCTTATAAGAGCACTGGATGAATCTGGGCTAAGTGAAAAGAAGAGATACTATCTAATTCCACTACCTGATATAAACTTCAACTCTATATGGGTTCCTTACGTTGAGGCAATGGTTCCAAAATTCGATGTCGTCTTTACTGGAAATTCATTGGTTGCAGAACTCTTTAGGGAAAGGGGATACGAGGTGATAGTTCAGCCGATGTTTAGGAAGGACATTTTATCGGCAACCGAAATCAGAAGAAGGATGATAGAGGGAGAACCATGGGAGGAGCTAGTTCCAAAGAGTGTTGCTGAGTACATAAAAGAAATAAGGGGGGTTGAAAGGATAAGAATGCTGGCAACAAACTTGGAGAGCTCAGAAAAAGAGCTTCAAGCTCCTATCCGGATTCCGGAATATTAG
- a CDS encoding KH domain-containing protein, with protein sequence MDDIYRRLKEMLRVDIIEIEFEGDKIIVYVPKDQVRIAVGTGGAAVKSAELVLGRKIEVRAR encoded by the coding sequence ATGGACGACATTTATAGAAGACTCAAGGAAATGTTGAGGGTCGATATAATAGAAATCGAGTTTGAAGGAGATAAGATCATAGTTTACGTTCCAAAGGATCAGGTGAGGATAGCCGTTGGAACTGGAGGGGCTGCAGTTAAATCCGCTGAATTAGTTCTTGGCAGAAAAATAGAAGTTCGTGCTAGATAA
- a CDS encoding carboxypeptidase M32: MENIFENDIILKILEKYRRIWAIGHAQSVLGWDLEVNMPKEGIIERSVAQGELSVLSQELLLSPEFVELVEKAKSSEGLNEYERGVVRVLDRSIRIMKAFPPEFLREVSEVTSKATKAWEEAKEKDDYSKFEPWLDKIIELAKRAAEYLGYEEEPYDALLDLYEEGLRTRDVVKMFDTLEKELKPILEKILEEEKVPREHPLEREKYEKEWMEKVNLWVLKKFGFPLGERARIDVSAHPFTTEFGIRDVRITTRYEGYDFRRTLLSTIHEFGHALYELQQDERFMFTPIAGGVSLGIHESQSRFWENIIGRSREFVSLIYPVLRENLPFMQNYTEEDAYLYFNIVRPDFIRTEADVVTYNFHILLRFRLERMMLNEGVKAKDLPELWNEEMERLLGIRPRTYREGILQDIHWAHGSIGYFPTYSIGTLLSTQLYYHMKKEVNVEELVREGNFEPIKQWLREKIHRWGSIYPPKELIRRAIGEDLDPRYFIRWVKDKYL, translated from the coding sequence ATGGAAAACATATTTGAAAACGATATAATCCTAAAAATCTTGGAGAAGTACAGGAGGATATGGGCAATAGGCCATGCCCAAAGTGTTCTTGGATGGGATCTCGAAGTGAACATGCCTAAAGAGGGAATAATTGAGAGGTCAGTTGCCCAGGGAGAACTCTCTGTTCTCTCCCAAGAGCTCCTTCTCTCACCAGAGTTCGTCGAATTAGTCGAAAAGGCAAAGAGCAGTGAGGGCTTAAACGAGTATGAAAGGGGAGTAGTCAGGGTTCTCGATAGATCGATCAGAATTATGAAAGCATTTCCCCCTGAGTTCTTAAGAGAGGTTAGTGAAGTAACAAGCAAGGCAACCAAGGCGTGGGAAGAAGCTAAAGAGAAAGATGACTACTCAAAATTCGAGCCATGGCTTGATAAAATCATAGAGCTCGCAAAGAGAGCCGCTGAGTACCTGGGATATGAAGAGGAACCCTACGATGCTCTTCTTGACCTCTACGAGGAAGGGCTTAGAACAAGGGATGTTGTAAAGATGTTTGACACTTTGGAAAAGGAGCTCAAGCCAATCCTTGAAAAGATACTTGAGGAAGAAAAGGTTCCAAGAGAGCACCCTCTGGAAAGGGAGAAATATGAGAAGGAGTGGATGGAGAAAGTAAATCTGTGGGTTCTCAAAAAGTTTGGTTTCCCTCTTGGAGAAAGGGCCAGAATTGACGTTTCTGCTCATCCATTCACAACTGAGTTTGGAATTAGGGATGTTAGAATAACGACTAGATATGAAGGCTACGACTTCAGGAGAACTCTCCTCAGTACCATCCATGAATTTGGGCATGCATTGTATGAGTTACAGCAAGATGAAAGGTTCATGTTCACTCCAATAGCTGGGGGAGTTTCCTTAGGAATTCATGAGAGTCAAAGTAGATTCTGGGAGAATATTATAGGGAGAAGTAGGGAGTTTGTCAGCCTCATATATCCTGTATTAAGGGAAAACTTACCATTTATGCAGAACTATACAGAGGAAGATGCTTACCTATACTTCAACATTGTTAGGCCGGATTTCATAAGAACCGAGGCTGATGTTGTAACATACAATTTCCACATACTTCTCCGTTTCAGACTTGAGAGGATGATGCTGAACGAGGGCGTGAAAGCAAAGGATTTACCTGAACTATGGAATGAAGAGATGGAGAGGCTCCTAGGGATAAGACCAAGAACTTACAGAGAGGGAATACTTCAAGACATCCACTGGGCCCACGGCTCAATAGGGTACTTCCCAACCTATAGTATTGGAACTCTGCTCTCGACGCAATTGTATTATCATATGAAGAAAGAAGTAAACGTCGAGGAGCTCGTTAGAGAAGGAAACTTTGAACCAATAAAGCAGTGGCTGAGGGAAAAGATACACCGCTGGGGAAGCATTTATCCTCCAAAAGAGCTAATTAGAAGAGCTATTGGAGAAGATCTTGATCCAAGATACTTTATAAGATGGGTTAAAGATAAGTACCTCTAG